A stretch of the Haloplanus aerogenes genome encodes the following:
- a CDS encoding APC family permease, with the protein MGTAEDAVSGHGERAPEANLGLLDATMIGMGAMIGAGIFVLTGLAAEIAGPAAILVFLLNGVVTAFTGLSYAELAASIPKSGGGYAFVREVFDDLPSFVMGWMLWFAYMIAGGLYALGFAPNFLELLHVYDVTPAPNQVGAIALPVIDAGVPAAVALAFVAVLFLVTLNALSTAASGSVETIFTLVKVGILVIFVAFGATSPMFATAEFQPLFPGGASPLSILPAMGLTFIAFEGYDLITTVTEEVENPRENIPKAIFVSLGVTVLVYLAVVGVAVGTLGAEGLAEAGEAGIAQAATQFMPTGLPIIQNGGAIIVFGAVFSTLTALNAVVIASSRVAFSMGREDQLLPSFGQLHHRYGTPFVAILASGVVMLGSVALPTQSAGNMSSLFFLLSFIVVNGSVIKLRRERPDMNRPYEMPYYPIPPILGIVLNLILTGVLVTYLLRTDVLALVLSVGWILLGVVAYGIYTRLGSSEETDEPDDATIPQ; encoded by the coding sequence ATGGGGACGGCGGAGGATGCCGTGAGCGGACACGGCGAGCGAGCGCCCGAGGCCAACCTCGGACTGCTCGACGCGACGATGATCGGGATGGGAGCGATGATCGGCGCGGGGATCTTCGTCCTGACCGGCCTCGCGGCGGAGATTGCCGGCCCTGCGGCGATCCTCGTCTTTTTGCTCAACGGCGTCGTGACGGCCTTCACCGGCCTCTCGTACGCGGAGCTCGCGGCGTCGATTCCCAAGAGCGGCGGCGGCTACGCCTTCGTGCGCGAGGTGTTCGACGACCTCCCCTCGTTCGTGATGGGGTGGATGCTGTGGTTCGCCTACATGATCGCCGGCGGCCTGTACGCGCTGGGGTTCGCGCCGAACTTCCTCGAACTCCTGCACGTCTACGACGTGACACCGGCGCCGAATCAGGTGGGTGCGATTGCCCTCCCCGTGATCGACGCTGGCGTGCCCGCCGCCGTCGCCCTCGCGTTCGTGGCCGTCCTCTTTCTGGTCACGCTGAACGCCCTCTCGACGGCCGCGAGCGGGAGCGTCGAGACCATCTTCACGCTCGTCAAGGTGGGCATCCTCGTGATCTTCGTCGCTTTCGGCGCCACGTCGCCCATGTTCGCGACGGCCGAATTCCAGCCGCTCTTTCCGGGTGGCGCCAGCCCCCTCAGCATCCTCCCCGCGATGGGGCTGACGTTCATCGCGTTCGAAGGGTACGACCTCATCACGACGGTGACGGAGGAGGTGGAGAACCCGCGGGAGAACATTCCGAAGGCCATCTTCGTGAGCCTCGGGGTGACGGTGCTCGTCTACCTCGCGGTGGTTGGCGTCGCGGTCGGGACGCTCGGCGCCGAGGGACTCGCCGAGGCGGGAGAGGCCGGGATCGCACAGGCCGCGACGCAGTTCATGCCGACGGGCCTGCCGATCATCCAGAACGGGGGCGCGATCATCGTCTTCGGCGCCGTCTTCTCGACGCTGACGGCGTTGAACGCCGTCGTCATCGCCTCCTCGCGGGTGGCGTTCTCGATGGGGCGGGAGGATCAACTCCTCCCCTCCTTCGGCCAACTCCACCATCGCTACGGGACGCCGTTCGTCGCCATCCTCGCGAGCGGAGTGGTGATGCTCGGCTCCGTCGCGCTCCCCACTCAGAGCGCCGGCAACATGTCGAGTCTCTTCTTCCTGCTCTCCTTCATCGTCGTCAACGGGTCGGTGATCAAACTCCGACGGGAGCGCCCGGACATGAACCGACCGTACGAGATGCCGTACTATCCGATCCCACCGATCCTCGGAATCGTCCTCAATCTGATCCTGACGGGGGTACTGGTGACGTACCTGCTCCGAACCGACGTGCTGGCGCTCGTCCTCAGCGTCGGCTGGATCCTGCTCGGGGTCGTGGCGTACGGCATCTACACCCGACTGGGGTCGAGCGAGGAGACGGACGAACCGGACGACGCAACGATACCACAGTAA
- a CDS encoding OsmC family protein — protein sequence MSDIETITVSDEGFACVNQVGDFEFTVDATDEEGPNPNAALVATYASCFLPAFRVGGQQHGHDDLGKIQIDASADLDEDDDLASIHFAIHVAADLDDETFDEIVERAKDICHVHAALRDGLAAEVDVYGDAF from the coding sequence ATGAGCGATATCGAGACGATCACCGTCAGCGACGAAGGATTCGCGTGTGTCAACCAGGTCGGCGACTTCGAGTTCACGGTCGACGCCACCGACGAGGAAGGGCCGAATCCGAACGCGGCGCTCGTGGCGACGTACGCTTCCTGTTTCCTGCCGGCGTTCCGCGTCGGCGGTCAACAGCACGGTCACGACGACCTCGGAAAGATTCAGATCGACGCGAGCGCCGACCTCGACGAGGACGACGACCTCGCCTCGATCCACTTCGCGATCCACGTGGCCGCCGACCTCGACGACGAGACGTTCGACGAAATCGTCGAGCGCGCCAAGGACATCTGTCACGTCCATGCGGCGCTCCGTGACGGCCTCGCGGCCGAGGTCGACGTCTACGGCGACGCCTTCTGA
- a CDS encoding metal-dependent hydrolase — MELTWHGHSTWHASVDDTSLLIDPFFGNPFTAVDPSDLDPDYVLLTHGHADHIGDVGAFTDATIVGTPELTAWVADEHGADDTVGMNMGGTVECGDAYVTMHRADHTNGIGTDYEYSAGPPAGYIIGDTVPTQETDEDAFAFYHAGDTGLMSEMRDVIGPFLEPDAAALPVGDHYTMGPAQAAIAADWLDVDHVFPMHYDTFPPIEIDVGDFEREVAATGSTATVHVLDGDESFAFERPYAEE; from the coding sequence ATGGAGCTTACCTGGCACGGCCACTCCACGTGGCACGCCTCCGTCGACGACACGTCCCTGTTGATCGACCCGTTCTTCGGCAACCCGTTTACGGCCGTCGATCCGTCGGATCTCGATCCGGACTACGTTCTCCTGACCCACGGCCACGCGGACCACATCGGCGACGTGGGCGCGTTCACCGACGCGACGATCGTCGGCACCCCGGAGCTGACGGCGTGGGTTGCCGACGAACACGGTGCCGACGACACGGTCGGGATGAACATGGGCGGCACCGTCGAGTGTGGCGACGCGTACGTGACGATGCACCGTGCCGATCACACGAACGGCATCGGCACCGACTACGAGTACAGCGCCGGGCCGCCGGCGGGCTACATCATCGGCGACACGGTCCCCACGCAGGAGACAGACGAGGACGCCTTCGCGTTCTACCACGCGGGCGATACGGGGCTGATGAGCGAGATGCGCGACGTGATCGGGCCGTTCCTCGAACCCGACGCCGCGGCGCTCCCGGTGGGCGACCACTACACGATGGGGCCGGCACAGGCCGCCATCGCGGCCGATTGGCTCGACGTCGATCACGTCTTCCCGATGCATTACGACACGTTCCCGCCCATCGAGATCGACGTGGGGGACTTCGAACGCGAGGTGGCGGCGACCGGATCGACTGCGACGGTCCACGTCCTCGACGGCGACGAGAGCTTCGCGTTCGAGCGGCCGTACGCCGAGGAGTAG
- a CDS encoding fumarylacetoacetate hydrolase family protein, whose translation MRRVRFRDPAGMVRTGEWHGDSVSFADATYDLDEVDVLAPSEPSKIICIGINYADHAEETGIAVPDRPMLFLKTPNTVAAHGDTITLPEGKEQVDWEAELGVVIGEQCRNVDAEDAESVIDGYTVVCDISNRDDQREEQNWVRGKAFDGAAPIGPVVADPEHLSDDAAVSLRVNGETKQSSDISQLIFSVPELIEEISSYMTLEPGDVISTGTPSGVGGLEDGDEVEVEVEGVETLQFTARRD comes from the coding sequence ATGCGACGCGTCAGATTCCGCGATCCTGCAGGTATGGTTCGGACGGGCGAATGGCACGGCGACAGCGTCAGTTTCGCCGACGCTACCTACGATCTCGACGAGGTAGATGTCCTCGCCCCCTCCGAACCCTCGAAGATCATCTGCATCGGCATCAACTACGCCGACCACGCCGAGGAGACGGGCATCGCCGTCCCCGACCGCCCGATGCTCTTTCTGAAGACGCCGAACACCGTCGCCGCCCACGGCGACACCATCACCCTCCCCGAGGGCAAAGAGCAGGTCGACTGGGAGGCCGAACTCGGCGTCGTCATCGGCGAGCAGTGCCGGAACGTCGACGCCGAGGACGCGGAGTCGGTCATCGACGGCTACACCGTCGTCTGTGACATCTCCAACCGCGACGACCAGCGCGAAGAGCAGAACTGGGTGCGCGGCAAGGCCTTCGACGGCGCCGCCCCGATCGGACCCGTCGTCGCCGACCCCGAACACCTCTCCGACGACGCGGCCGTCTCTCTCCGCGTCAACGGCGAGACCAAGCAGTCCTCCGACATCTCACAGCTCATCTTCTCCGTCCCCGAACTGATCGAGGAGATTTCCTCGTACATGACGCTCGAACCCGGCGACGTCATCTCGACCGGCACCCCCTCGGGCGTCGGCGGCCTCGAAGACGGCGACGAGGTCGAAGTCGAGGTGGAAGGCGTCGAGACTCTCCAGTTCACCGCGCGGCGCGACTGA
- a CDS encoding gluconate 2-dehydrogenase subunit 3 family protein encodes MNLSRRDALAALATAGAVGVAGATALGDEGSPDTTVSDDTLAILVAVAEAVYPAEAEGIEPFVETYVAGRIADDPAHREGVVTAAADLDATARDWRGAPLTDLDRSARDQLLRDLSVDVADPDPDGNLAAQVRFYLVNELLYAFYASPTGGRLVGIENPVGYPGGTESYQKARMEDEDG; translated from the coding sequence ATGAACCTGAGTCGACGGGACGCGCTCGCGGCGCTGGCGACGGCCGGCGCCGTCGGCGTCGCGGGGGCGACGGCCCTCGGTGACGAGGGGAGTCCCGACACCACCGTCTCCGACGACACCCTCGCCATCCTCGTCGCCGTCGCGGAGGCGGTGTATCCCGCCGAGGCAGAGGGGATCGAACCCTTCGTCGAGACGTACGTCGCCGGCCGCATCGCGGACGATCCGGCCCACCGCGAAGGCGTCGTCACGGCCGCCGCCGACCTCGACGCCACGGCCCGCGACTGGCGCGGCGCACCGCTCACCGACCTCGACCGGTCGGCGCGCGACCAACTTCTCCGCGATCTCAGCGTCGACGTGGCCGACCCCGACCCCGACGGCAACCTCGCCGCGCAGGTGCGATTCTACCTCGTGAACGAACTCCTCTACGCATTCTACGCCTCCCCGACCGGCGGCCGTCTGGTCGGCATCGAGAACCCCGTCGGCTACCCCGGCGGCACCGAGAGCTACCAGAAGGCCCGGATGGAGGACGAGGATGGCTGA